In Pseudomonas fluorescens, one genomic interval encodes:
- a CDS encoding methionine ABC transporter permease, which produces MWFDRLLQGFIDTFLMVGVSSLIALLVGIPMAVILVTSDKGGIYQAPLLNRALGAFVNLFRSIPFLILMVALIPFTRLIVGTTYGVWAAVVPLTIAATPFFARIAEVSLREVDHGLIEAAQAMGCRRWHIVWHVLLPEALPGIVGGFTITLVTMINSSAMAGAIGAGGLGDIAYRYGYQRFDSQIMLTVIVLLVALVAVIQLGGDRLARGLNKR; this is translated from the coding sequence ATGTGGTTTGATCGTTTGCTGCAGGGATTCATCGACACCTTCCTGATGGTCGGCGTGTCGTCGCTGATCGCGTTGCTGGTGGGGATCCCGATGGCGGTGATTCTGGTCACCAGCGACAAGGGCGGGATCTACCAGGCGCCGCTGCTCAACCGGGCGCTGGGCGCGTTCGTGAATCTGTTCCGCTCGATCCCGTTTCTGATTCTGATGGTCGCGCTGATTCCATTTACCCGACTGATTGTCGGCACCACGTACGGTGTGTGGGCGGCGGTGGTGCCGCTGACCATCGCCGCGACGCCGTTCTTTGCGCGGATTGCCGAAGTGAGTCTGCGTGAGGTCGATCACGGCTTGATCGAGGCGGCGCAAGCCATGGGCTGCCGGCGCTGGCACATCGTCTGGCATGTGCTGTTGCCTGAAGCGCTGCCGGGGATCGTCGGCGGGTTCACGATTACGCTGGTGACCATGATCAACTCGTCAGCCATGGCCGGGGCGATTGGTGCCGGGGGGCTGGGCGACATCGCTTATCGCTACGGCTATCAGCGCTTTGACAGCCAGATCATGCTGACGGTGATTGTGTTGCTGGTGGCGTTGGTGGCGGTGATTCAGTTGGGTGGAGATCGTCTGGCACGGGGCCTGAACAAGCGCTAA
- a CDS encoding class I SAM-dependent methyltransferase gives MKQTPTDLEQITATTLGHYNSVAEDFREGTRDHDVSQNIDALLRHIHGTAPFTILDFGCGPGRDLQAFTRLGHVAVGLDGAEKFAQMAREDSGCEVWCQDFLKLDLPAERFDGIFANAVLFHVPLQELPRVLKQLHGTLKPGGVLFSSNPRGDNREGWNGPRYGSYHDLEAWRGLLTAAGFVELEHYYRPAGLPREQQPWLASVWRKSA, from the coding sequence ATGAAGCAAACCCCCACCGATCTGGAACAGATCACCGCCACCACCCTCGGCCACTACAACTCGGTGGCCGAAGACTTCCGCGAAGGCACCCGCGACCACGATGTCAGCCAGAACATCGACGCGCTGCTACGGCATATCCACGGCACTGCGCCGTTCACGATTCTCGATTTCGGTTGCGGCCCGGGGCGCGACTTGCAGGCGTTCACCCGCCTGGGCCATGTCGCGGTCGGTCTCGATGGCGCGGAAAAATTTGCGCAGATGGCCCGCGAAGACAGTGGCTGTGAAGTGTGGTGTCAGGACTTTCTGAAACTTGATCTGCCGGCCGAGCGCTTCGACGGAATCTTCGCCAATGCGGTGCTGTTTCATGTGCCGTTGCAGGAGTTGCCGCGAGTGCTCAAGCAGTTGCATGGCACGTTGAAACCGGGCGGGGTGTTGTTCAGTTCCAATCCTCGCGGGGATAACCGTGAGGGCTGGAACGGGCCGCGCTATGGTTCGTACCACGATCTGGAAGCGTGGCGCGGGTTGCTCACGGCAGCGGGGTTTGTCGAGCTTGAGCATTACTACCGGCCGGCGGGATTGCCGCGCGAGCAACAGCCTTGGCTGGCCAGCGTCTGGCGTAAATCTGCGTAG
- a CDS encoding efflux RND transporter permease subunit, with amino-acid sequence MKGSFNLSEWALKHQSFVWYLMFVALLMGVFSYFNLGREEDPSFTIKTMVIQTKWPGATQEETLKQVTDRIEKKLEELDSLDYVKSYTRPGESTVYVYLRDTTSAKDIPEIWYQVRKKIDDIRGQFPQGIQGPGFNDEFGDVYGSVYAFTADGLTMRQLRDYVEQARAEIRNVPGLGKIEMIGQQDEVIYLNFSTRKLAALGIDQRQVVQSLQSQNAVTPAGVIEAGPERISVRTSGQFASEKDLAEVNLKLNDRFYRLADVADISRGYVDPATPEFRFDGKPAIGLAIAMQKGGNVQEFGKALHQRIDQITADLPVGVGVHTVSDQAVVVEEAVGGFTSALFEAVVIVLVVSFISLGVRAGLVVACSIPLVLAMVFVFMEYSGITMQRISLGALIIALGLLVDDAMITVEMMVTRLEMGETKEQAATFAYTSTAFPMLTGTLVTVAGFVPIGLNASSAGEYTFTLFAVIAVAMLVSWVVAVFFAPVIGVHILSTNVKPHEAEPGRIGRAFNGGLLWCMRNRWWAIGITVLLFVLAVFCMRFVQNQFFPSSDRPEILVDLNLPQNASIDETRKAVDKLEATLKGDPDIVRWSTYIGQGAIRFYLPLDQQLQNPYYAQLVIVSKDFEAREALSQRLRERLHKDFVGIGSYVQALEMGPPVGRPIQYRVSGKDIDQVRKHAIDLATELDKNEHIGEIIYDWNEPGKVLRIDIAQDKARQLGLSSEDVAKLMNSIVSGSPLTQVNDDIYLINVVGRAVNSERGTPETLQNLQIVTPNGTSIPLLAFATVRYELEQPLVWRRDRLPTITIKASVRDEIQPTDLVKLLKPSIDAFAEKLPVGYKVATGGTVEESGKAQGPIAKVLPLMLFLMATFLMIQLHSVQKMFLVASVAPLGLIGVVLALVPTGTPMGFVAILGILALIGIIIRNSVILVTQIDEFERNGSAPWDAVVEATEHRRRPILLTAAAASMGMIPIAREVFWGPMAYAMIGGIVVATLLTLLFLPALYVAWYKIREPQKETR; translated from the coding sequence CCCTCAAGCATCAGTCGTTCGTCTGGTATCTGATGTTTGTCGCGCTGCTGATGGGGGTGTTTTCGTACTTCAATCTGGGCCGTGAAGAAGACCCCTCGTTTACCATTAAGACCATGGTCATCCAGACCAAATGGCCGGGCGCGACCCAGGAGGAAACCCTCAAGCAGGTTACCGATCGCATCGAGAAAAAGCTCGAGGAGCTCGACTCCCTCGACTACGTGAAAAGCTACACACGCCCCGGTGAATCTACGGTCTACGTGTACCTGCGCGACACCACCAGCGCCAAGGACATCCCGGAGATCTGGTACCAGGTGCGCAAGAAGATCGATGACATTCGCGGCCAGTTTCCCCAGGGCATTCAAGGCCCCGGGTTCAACGACGAGTTTGGCGATGTGTACGGCTCGGTCTACGCGTTTACCGCCGACGGCCTGACCATGCGCCAGTTGCGCGACTATGTGGAGCAGGCCCGCGCCGAGATTCGCAACGTCCCGGGGCTGGGCAAAATCGAAATGATCGGCCAGCAGGACGAAGTGATTTACCTGAACTTCTCCACCCGCAAACTCGCCGCGTTGGGCATCGACCAGCGTCAGGTGGTGCAGAGCCTGCAATCGCAGAACGCCGTGACCCCGGCGGGGGTGATCGAGGCCGGCCCGGAGCGCATTTCGGTGCGCACCTCGGGGCAGTTCGCTTCGGAGAAGGATCTGGCCGAGGTCAATCTCAAGCTCAATGACCGCTTCTATCGTCTGGCCGATGTCGCCGACATCAGTCGCGGTTACGTCGACCCGGCCACGCCGGAATTCCGTTTCGACGGCAAGCCGGCAATCGGTCTGGCGATTGCCATGCAGAAGGGCGGTAACGTCCAGGAATTCGGCAAGGCGCTGCACCAGCGGATCGACCAGATCACCGCTGATTTGCCGGTTGGCGTCGGCGTCCATACGGTGTCCGATCAGGCCGTGGTGGTGGAAGAGGCGGTCGGCGGTTTCACCAGTGCGCTGTTCGAAGCGGTGGTGATCGTGCTGGTGGTTAGCTTCATCAGCCTCGGCGTGCGCGCCGGGCTGGTGGTGGCGTGCTCGATTCCGCTGGTGCTGGCGATGGTCTTCGTGTTCATGGAATACAGCGGCATCACCATGCAGCGGATTTCCCTCGGGGCGCTGATCATCGCCCTTGGCCTGCTGGTGGACGACGCGATGATCACCGTGGAGATGATGGTCACGCGCCTGGAAATGGGTGAGACCAAGGAGCAGGCGGCGACATTCGCCTACACCTCGACGGCATTCCCGATGCTCACCGGTACGCTGGTGACCGTCGCCGGTTTCGTGCCCATCGGCCTCAACGCCAGCTCCGCCGGCGAGTACACCTTCACCCTGTTTGCGGTGATCGCGGTGGCGATGCTGGTGTCGTGGGTGGTGGCGGTGTTCTTTGCGCCGGTGATCGGCGTGCACATCCTCAGCACCAACGTGAAGCCCCATGAAGCCGAGCCGGGCCGCATCGGTCGGGCGTTCAACGGTGGTTTGCTGTGGTGCATGCGCAATCGTTGGTGGGCGATCGGCATCACCGTGCTGCTGTTTGTGCTGGCGGTGTTCTGCATGCGCTTTGTGCAGAACCAGTTCTTCCCGTCGTCGGATCGCCCGGAAATTCTCGTCGACCTGAACCTGCCGCAAAACGCCTCGATCGACGAAACCCGCAAGGCCGTGGACAAGCTCGAAGCCACGCTCAAGGGCGATCCGGACATCGTGCGCTGGAGCACCTACATCGGTCAGGGTGCGATCCGTTTCTACCTGCCGCTCGACCAGCAATTGCAGAACCCGTACTACGCGCAACTGGTGATCGTCAGCAAGGATTTCGAGGCCCGTGAGGCGCTGAGCCAACGCCTGCGCGAGCGTTTGCACAAAGACTTCGTCGGCATCGGCAGTTACGTGCAGGCGCTGGAAATGGGCCCGCCGGTGGGACGTCCGATTCAGTATCGGGTCAGCGGCAAGGACATCGATCAGGTGCGCAAGCACGCCATTGATCTGGCGACCGAGCTGGACAAGAACGAACACATCGGCGAGATCATTTACGACTGGAACGAGCCGGGCAAAGTCCTGCGCATCGACATCGCCCAGGACAAGGCGCGTCAGCTCGGGCTGTCCTCGGAAGATGTGGCGAAGTTGATGAACAGCATCGTCAGCGGCTCGCCGTTGACCCAGGTCAACGACGACATTTACCTGATCAACGTGGTCGGCCGGGCGGTGAACTCGGAACGCGGCACGCCGGAAACCCTGCAGAACCTGCAGATCGTCACACCCAACGGCACGTCGATTCCGCTGCTGGCGTTCGCCACTGTGCGTTATGAGCTGGAGCAGCCGCTGGTGTGGCGTCGCGACCGCTTGCCGACCATCACCATCAAGGCTTCGGTGCGTGATGAGATCCAGCCGACCGATCTGGTGAAACTGCTCAAGCCGTCGATCGATGCCTTCGCTGAAAAACTGCCGGTCGGCTACAAAGTCGCCACCGGCGGTACGGTCGAGGAAAGCGGCAAAGCCCAGGGACCGATCGCCAAGGTGCTGCCGTTGATGCTGTTTTTGATGGCGACCTTCCTGATGATCCAGCTGCACAGCGTGCAGAAGATGTTCCTGGTGGCGAGTGTCGCGCCGCTGGGGCTGATCGGCGTGGTGCTGGCGCTGGTGCCGACCGGGACGCCGATGGGCTTCGTGGCGATCCTCGGGATTCTGGCGCTGATCGGCATCATCATCCGCAACTCGGTGATTCTGGTGACGCAGATCGATGAGTTCGAGCGCAACGGCTCCGCGCCGTGGGATGCAGTGGTGGAAGCGACTGAGCACCGCCGCCGACCAATCCTGCTGACCGCGGCGGCGGCGAGCATGGGCATGATTCCGATTGCCCGGGAAGTGTTCTGGGGGCCGATGGCCTACGCGATGATTGGCGGGATCGTGGTGGCGACGTTGCTGACCCTGCTGTTTTTGCCGGCGCTGTATGTGGCCTGGTACAAGATTCGCGAACCGCAGAAAGAGACCCGCTAA
- a CDS encoding methionine ABC transporter ATP-binding protein has protein sequence MTAAIQRRLEIPEPENAEKTELHPELNRAHVRFIGLGKTYAGRQGPVAALQGIDLAIQRGEVFGIIGRSGAGKSSLIRTINRLEQPTSGRVLIDQVDIGEFDEDRLVALRRRIGMIFQHFNLMSAKTVWQNVELPLKVAGVPKEQREKKVRELLELVGLQAKHKAYPAQLSGGQKQRVGIARALVHDPDILLCDEATSALDPETTQSILGLLREINQRLGLTIVLITHEMAVIREICDRVVVLEHGRIVEQGPVWEVFGNPQHEVSQTLLAPLQHALPEELQSRLHAQPPSPGAAVVLRLQFTGSAADEPDLAALFAALGGRVKLLQGGVERIQGHALGQLLLAVSGSALSAEQLRERAGQWAQRVEVSGYVV, from the coding sequence CTTCATCGGCCTGGGTAAAACCTACGCGGGTCGGCAAGGCCCGGTCGCGGCCCTGCAAGGCATCGATCTGGCGATCCAGCGCGGCGAGGTGTTCGGCATCATCGGTCGCAGCGGCGCCGGCAAGTCGTCGCTGATCCGCACGATCAATCGTCTGGAGCAACCGACTTCGGGGCGGGTGCTGATCGATCAGGTCGACATCGGCGAGTTCGACGAAGACCGTCTGGTCGCCCTGCGCCGGCGCATCGGCATGATCTTCCAGCACTTCAACCTGATGTCGGCCAAGACCGTGTGGCAGAACGTCGAACTGCCGCTGAAAGTCGCGGGCGTGCCGAAGGAACAGCGGGAAAAAAAGGTCCGTGAACTGCTCGAACTGGTCGGCCTGCAAGCCAAGCACAAGGCTTATCCGGCGCAGCTTTCCGGTGGACAGAAACAGCGAGTCGGCATCGCCCGCGCATTGGTGCATGATCCGGACATTCTGCTCTGCGACGAGGCCACTTCAGCGCTCGATCCGGAGACCACCCAATCGATCCTCGGCCTGCTGCGCGAGATCAATCAGCGCCTGGGCCTGACGATTGTTTTGATCACCCACGAAATGGCGGTGATCCGCGAAATCTGTGACCGCGTGGTGGTCCTGGAACACGGGCGGATCGTTGAGCAAGGCCCGGTCTGGGAAGTGTTCGGCAATCCGCAGCACGAGGTCAGCCAGACCTTGCTCGCGCCGCTGCAACACGCACTGCCGGAAGAATTGCAAAGCCGTCTGCATGCTCAGCCACCCTCCCCGGGCGCGGCGGTGGTGCTGCGTTTGCAGTTCACTGGCAGTGCCGCCGACGAGCCGGATCTGGCGGCGCTGTTCGCCGCCCTCGGTGGACGCGTGAAGTTGCTGCAGGGCGGCGTTGAGCGGATTCAGGGCCACGCGCTGGGACAACTGTTGCTGGCGGTCAGCGGCTCGGCCCTGAGCGCCGAACAATTGCGTGAGCGCGCCGGGCAGTGGGCGCAACGAGTGGAGGTATCGGGTTATGTGGTTTGA